A window from Vulpes vulpes isolate BD-2025 chromosome 9, VulVul3, whole genome shotgun sequence encodes these proteins:
- the LOC112913214 gene encoding olfactory receptor-like protein OLF4, giving the protein MESGNDTQISEFYLLGFSEKPELQPLIFGLFLSMYLITVFGNLLIILSISTDPNLHTPMYFFLANLSFVDICFTSTTIPKMLWNIQTQSKVISYAGCITQIYFLILFAVLDVFLLSVMAYDRYVAICHPLHYMVIMNPLLCGLLVLVSWIICILNSLLQSLMMLRLSFCTHLNIPHFFCELNEMVQLACSDTFLNNLVMYFAALLLGGGPFAGILYSYSKIVSSIRGISSAQGKYKAFSTCASHLSVVCLFYCTMLGVYLSSAATQSSHASAVASVMYTVVTPMLNPFIYSLRNRDIKMALRRIIGVPVM; this is encoded by the coding sequence ATGGAATCAGGAAATGATACACaaatttctgaattttatctTCTGGGATTTTCAGAGAAACCAGAACTGCAGCCCCTCATATTTGGACTTTTCCTCTCCATGTACCTGATCACTGTGTTTGGAAATCTGCTCATCATCCTGTCCATCAGCACAGACCCCAATCTGCACAcgcccatgtacttcttccttgccaaccTGTCCTTTGTAGACATTTGcttcacctccaccaccatcccCAAGATGCTGTGGAACATCCAGACTCAGAGCAAAGTCATAAGCTATGCAGGTTGCATTACACAGATTTATTTCCTCATACTCTTTGCTGTGTTGGATGTCTTTCTTCTGAGTGTGATGGCCTATGACCGGtatgtggccatctgccaccCCCTGCACTACATGGTCATCATGAACCCCCTGCTCTGTGGACTGCTGGTTCTGGTATCCTGGATAATATGTATCCTGAATTCCTTGCTACAGAGTTTAATGATGTTGCGGCTTTCCTTCTGTACACACTTGAATATCCCCCACTTTTTCTGTGAACTCAATGAAATGGTCCAACTTGCCTGTTCTGACACCTTTCTTAATAACTTGGTGATGTATTTTGCAGCTCTCCTGCTGGGTGGGGGTCCTTTTGCTGGGATCCTTTACTCTTATTCTAAGATCGTATCCTCCATACGTGGAATATCATCAGCTCAGGGCAAGTATAAAGCATTTTCCACCTGTGCATCTCACCTCTCGGttgtctgtttattttattgtacGATGCTTGGTGTGTACCTTAGCTCTGCTGCTACCCAGAGCTCCCACGCAAGTGCAGTGGCCTCAGTGATGTACACGGTGGTCACACCCATGCTGAACCCCTTCATCTATAGTCTGAGGAACAGGGACATAAAAATGGCTCTGAGAAGAATCATTGGGGTTCCAGTGATGTAA
- the LOC112913216 gene encoding olfactory receptor 7C1-like → MKSGNQTHASEFLLLGFSEKSEIQFMLFGLFLSIYLVSFTGNLLIILAICSDSRLHTPMYFFLANLSFADICFTSTTVPKMLVNIQTQSKTITYEGCLSQIFFFFVFGCLDNLLLTVMAYDRFVAICHPLHYSLIMNPQLCGLLALGSWCISVMGSLLETLTLLRLPFCTNMEISHFFCDLPEVLKLACSDTLINNIVVYFVTIVLGVFPLSGILFSYSQIFSSILRISSTADKYKAFSTCGSHLSVVCLFYGTSLGDYLSSAATTSSRTSLVASVMYAIVTPMLNPFIYSLRNGDMKGALGRLVPLSIRTITGLS, encoded by the coding sequence ATGAAATCAGGAAATCAAACACATGCTTCAGAATTTCTCCTCCTGGGATTTTCAGAGAAGTCAGAGATTCAGTTCATGCTCTTTGGGTTGTTCCTGTCCATATACTTGGTCTCGTTCACTGGGAATTTGCTCATCATTCTGGCCATCTGCTCAGACTCCCGTCTCCACACacccatgtatttcttccttgCCAACTTGTCCTTTGCTGACATCTGTTTCACCTCCACCACTGTCCCCAAGATGCTGGTGAACATCCAGACTCAGAGCAAAACCATAACATATGAAGGATGTCTCagccagatattttttttctttgtgtttggatGCCTGGACAATTTACTCCTGACcgtgatggcctatgaccgctttGTGGCCATCTGTCACCCCCTGCACTACTCACTCATCATGAACCCACAGCTCTGTGGGTTgctggccctggggtcctggtgCATCAGTGTAATGGGCTCCCTTCTCGAGACCTTGACCCTTTTGAGGCTACCCTTCTGCACAAACATGGAAATATCACACTTTTTTTGTGATCTTCCTGAAGTCTTGAAGCTCGCCTGTTCTGACACCCTTATCAATAACATAGTGGTGTATTTTGTGACTATTGTCCTAGgtgtttttcctctctctgggatccttttttcttattctcagaTTTTCTCCTCCATCTTGAGAATTTCCTCAACTGCAGATAAGTACAAAGCCTTTTCCACATGTGGGTCTCACCTCTCAGTGGTCTGCTTGTTCTATGGCACAAGCCTAGGGGACTACCTCAGTTCTGCAGCAACTACATCCTCCAGGACAAGTCTGGTGGCCTCAGTGATGTACGCCATTGTCACCCCTATGCTGAACCCCTTCATCTACAGCTTGAGGAATGGGGACATGAAGGGGGCCCTGGGTAGGTTGGTGCCTCTCAGCATCAGGACCATTACAGGACTCTCCTGA